GAAAACAGGCAATGCAAATTTTGTTTGGTTTAACAACCTTCTTCTCCGAAGGTTCTCGATATGTCTATCGAGGAAGTCTTCAGATAACAAGGACAAATAATTCCTAATAGGTCTATGAGATTTAAGATGTGAAAGAGCAACATTATCTTTAGTTGACTTTACTGGATGCCACAACCTTCTGATTTCTGTAACCACTTCTTATGCCTCTTCCTCACTGAGACAAAATCAGAGGTAAACAGGGATTCACCCTAAGAGAAATTGGGGAAAATGAGGAACAGGTTTTCTGCACAAAAGTttatttgtttctcatttatttttcagaaaatagaggatCGCTGTTGTCCCCAACAGGTTTGTAGGGAAGAAAATTGGAGAAACATTATTACATTTTCTTAGATGTTGACAACTGAGGGAACAAGGACTGCAAAACAAGATTGTGTGTCCCCTATTCCCAAATAATCAAAATTGGCAATAGGGATGGAGGATCATTGGGGTTTTAGGGTTGTTAGGGTTTCGTCAAGCTAATGTATTCCCTGCCAGATTTTAAGGAGAAAAAGGCGCTGGAAAATGGAGTGATGTTAGCCCCCTTTCTTATTTTTCACTGCTGCCAAAAACTAACTCTATCTCTCTCCCCAAcccttctctccatctccctccctTAGATGTGTTTGCACAGAAGAGTGCCCAGTGAAGAGACCGACTCCTTGGATCGCTTTGCGCAAAATCCAccccttttctctcctccctcccttccagccTCCGAATCCCGCAtggccctccctcccctcccgcAGCGGTGCGTGGCTGGGGATGAGCCTCTGTGAACTACTAAGGTGGGAGGGGGCTACAGGCAGAGGAGAATGTGAGATGCTCAGCTCGGTCCCCTCCGCCTGACGCTCCTCTCTGTCTCAGCCAGGACTGGTTTCTGTAAGAAATAGCAGGAGCTGTGGTAGCGGCGAAAGGGAACCGAAAAGTCCCGGTGCTCCTGGCTACCTTGCACCGCGGTGCCCGGCCGGCCGTCAGTATCATGGACAGCAGCGCTGCCCCCACGAACGCCAGCAATTGCACTGATGCCTTGGCGCACTCAAGTTGCTCCCCAGCACCCAGCCCCGGTTCCTGGGTCAACTTGTCCCACTTAGATGGCAACCTGTCTGACCCATGCGGTCCGAACCGCACCGACCTGGGCGGGAGAGACAGCCTGTGCCCTCCGACCGGCAGTCCCTCCATGATCACGGCCATCACCATCATGGCCCTCTACTCCATCGTGTGCGTGGTGGGGCTCTTCGGAAACTTCCTGGTCATGTATGTGATTGTCAGGTAAGGAAAGCGCCAGGGCTCCGAGCGGAGCGTTCAGCGGGTCAAGGGAGTGCAAAGAGACACCTAACTCCCAAGGCTCAATGTTGGGCGGGAGGATGAAAGAGGGGAGGTAAACTGGGGGAACTCTGGAGGCGACCACGGACAGTGATTGCTATTTCTGTGAGAAAatctacttttctgttttttcaattGATAAAGAAGTAATCCAAAATTTCAGGAGCAGAGAAGTTGCTTTGGTTAAAGCTACAAAGGTCTAGGGGTAGGGGGGAAGTTATAGGGTAGACTTAGAGCTCTTCCTTATACTGAGCAAAGAGGGCTCTTGGCAGAGTCCTACACTCAGTCCCTCTGCAGGAGCTATGGAAAGAGTAAGTTGTGAATAATGGGAGAGAAATTCTAGTTAGCTTTCCCAGATTTGGTTGGGGTTgcggtgtgtgtgggggggaggggggagaagtCTTCTCAGTTGTTTTGAGATGGACCTTGGCAACTTTCCTACTCCTGCTGGTCTAGTACTTCCCTGTACTACAACCCCACCCTTTCTTCTCCCCTACCATAGCAGCCCTTACCCATCTCTTCCTCTCATCCTGAGGCAACATTAGGTAGAGGAAGTTTTCCTAGCGTCTCTCCATGGTAGTTTTCCTCTGTTATAACAAACATGACAGCTGTGTTGCGTAGACCAGTTTGCCATTGGTAGCTTCAGATCGCCTAAGTCACAAACTGCATCTGGTATGGGTAGGTTGGTTCAGGAAAACTGCAGGACATGGCTGTATTTCAATGCCTCCACAAGTTGGAGCTAATTAGGAATGACCAAAAGCATCATAATTCCACATTAGAAACTGCAGAAACGCTTACACAGGAAGTTTTGATGGGTGCTCTAAACAAAGTATTCTTATCAagtaaaattaattcaaaagagTTGTGGTCCATTTTCTGTTTACCCAGATGTTCCAGGTATATTTGGCAGAGTGTGGAAGCTCTCAATATTGATTGAGATTGATATTGATTGTGTTGGTGTTGATGTGTATATTCAAATGTATATTCAAATACTATATGTGAATGTGAAATGccatgtatctgtttttgttaaagaagataaatattttaagactttaaaATAGCTCCTAAATcgagggctttttcttttttaaccaggGGTATGTGTATGTAGGTAACATGGCATTTTCATATTTAGTTACAATATTTGTTTCACCTATTCAGCAAGTATTGCAGATTTCAGTGGAGCTCTTAAATCATTTAACAATTGCTCTCTCCAGTATCCTTTCATTACCAAGGTGCTGCAAATTGCTTATAAGCAATTCTTTCTACTCATCTGTATGATTTCTTTAATTAATGATTTTTGAAGAGTAAAGCTAATTTCCCTGATCTTTTGATGAGGAATAAGATAAGTATCGTCTGTAAGAAAAGAGCACCATCTATTGAGAGGAAGGCTAACAACAGAAGGAAAAATGCAAGAAGATCAAtggaagaatttatttttaaaaacatttactttaAGTAATTCAATACAATGATTCGCATTAAAGATTAAAAACCAAATTTCATTCTGCAGTTATGACaataaaagttataattaaaGGCCTGCTTtgtgaagagaaaatatatgtctcattttttctaaaagaaattcgTAAAATCATACACTAATCAAGCTAGAAGGGACTCTAGAGATTATCTATGCTAAGTaaataaactgaggcacagaaaatgtAAATGATTTTCTCCAAGAACAGATAGTTCATTAATTCAGTGCCACTGAATCTCTCCTAGCtaacataattttatgtttattgttcTGGCAAATCATGATTTGAGTTAATTTGACTATTAGGTTGACAGAGTGAGTTGATACAGTAATAATAACTTGGGAATAACAAATTATCCCCAAATTCTGTATGAAATCCTGAAGGAAAAAAAGCATGAAACAAAAATTACCAAAGCATCTAGGAATCCTGCCATCtgaaacataatattttattcctttttattgcttcttggtattttccttcctcatttttctaCACTTTAGTTTATGCTTTGCAATACAGAGAGGGCCAATAGAGTGGCAACTGGCTGTGAAATAAGCAGATTGGTCTTATTATTCCAGTGTAGAAGATGTTGTTGGTTGGGTGAGTTAGTTTTAAAGGCATTACCTCTGGCCTCTTGTTGACTTGGAGAAACATGGTGACAGTGCATCTTACTGAGAACATGATATTATGCTTTATTCTTGGTACTGAAAGTTCTTACAAAATGCAGTACTATTTGAAAGGTCATCCCAAACACCCACCTGTGGCAGGGTGGGTTTTAATTGCAGGGTTAGGTAACCCTCTTGGAATGTGACTGTgaaacagaaaaatgggcaagtTAGTGACAGATGAAGTGACAGGGAAGGCATCTGGGGACTGAACCAAGTATGTCTATTTAGCCGAGAATATTTAACTGACTGTCTGCAGGCTGCAGTGTTTAAACTACAAAATGATCAGTTCAGGGATGTATTATCCTTGCTAATAGGCTGGATATAATGTTGCATCTATTAAGTATTGAGGAGAAGTGCTCACTTCCTTCTCTATTTcaaattcaacaaatactatTGAATGATCAAGTAGTTGCAGTTTTCTGATTATATTAAGGTAATATTTATTAAGATGTTTTAGTCCATTGAGTGAATCATGAGGCTCAGATGActatgacaacaacaacaacaaaaataactgcGAATGCGGATGCTGTGATTAACTCTTTGGCTCTGTTtgtaccaccatcatcatcatcccttCATCAACAACATCATTACGTAGTATAACTTAAATGAGATTCTTAAAGAGGGCTGCTCTAAGGAATacaagggaggaaagaagaaactgTAATATGTTCTAAAGGTTTTAAATCCAAATGTTAAGTCATAAAAATGTTATCAGTAACCATCACCTGAAagctttttttagttttaaagaaaactaatGCTTGCAGAATAACTTTATGAAAATTACCACaaagattttagaaaatatgatgaaaatattataaaaagtagCAACCACTTAAAATGGGatgatagtatttcattgtgaaaaaaaatcaaaacgaAGAGTAACAGCAACCAGAGATGTTtcacttcttaaaaatatttaataactgaaCCAAACTATAGGATTACCCATAACTGCAAAAACTAATATAGTCTCAGATGTGTTTATGTTGGGAGATTCTTTTTCCAAGGTTTGTTCATGTAGCTATGAACATGGTATGTACAGACACTGTTGAAAAGTGGAGGGCTAGAAACTTTGAGATCTCTGTGGGCTGTGTAAACCATCCTTACAGTAAATTTCCAATGAAGAGTGCCAAGTAATACTACCCTCATTTGCAAGATTATTTCTTAATGTGGTTAGATAAATTCTCAATATAACTAATTATCAGAGAAGAGCATTTAAATACGTGCAAGATGTTATTGTCATTTCTCCTTCCTAAGAagtatttctgattttagaaaaGTCCTGTGAGCTTATACTTGTTCTATATACCAAATATTTGATTCAGGTTTAAATTTAAAGATGATCAGTTATACTTGATTGGAACAGAAGTACAAGCTTTTAAACTTAATCCAGATTTAGGCAGGTAGAAATTAGTGAACAATAATGTTTTATCTAATAtaaggattatatatatatatgtatgtgtgtatatatatatgtatattcacacacacatacatatatatttgaatcAATTTGAATGCATATGTCACTAAATATGATCATTAGTAATTTTCATAAGATAAAAAGATAATAGTTTATTTAGAAAGCTCAAATATTAATaagattcacttttttaaaacccACAAAATACCCTAATTAGAGGATGGATTTTAAGTGGAAAACACTAAGTAAAATTCAGTTCTCAATTTAATGGCTTACATTAAAAAACACTAACTTAATTGCATGCCTTTCACTTAGTAAGGGGGAGTTCCTGGTACCTATTGCAATTTGAACTTTAAGTGCTATTTTCCCTATAGATACTAACTCAGAGGAGAACAACTCTTCTTCTGTGTCTCCTAAACACACTAAATTGCTTTTATACTTTCCTTGGTTGTAAGCTGTGCCTTTGTCATTTGCATGGCATTACCAATCAATGAGTTTCCtacattcttctctctctctcttctttcttgaaaGGATGACCTATCTGATATTTCTTGAAACATatccaaagataaaaaatatatagaattacaGAACAATTCTTCTCttaaaggatggatggatggatggatagatagatagatagacagatagatagatagatagacagatagactgAAACACTTGAAGTCTCTTCTGTGCTCGCATTACCCTCGTTTCACTGAGACTACCACTACCATAAATTTAGTGGTGAGTATTCACAtgcatgtttttaaacatttactacATATGgaaacacatatatatagtaaatatatggaAACATAAATACATAGTAAATGTTTTTGTATGTTCTCATAACTTTTTATAATTGGTATATCATATGTTTAAGCTTAAACACATAATTTCCCAATTGCCCCAAGTTGTTATAGTTCCAGTAGGCCAGTGCTAGAAAATAGATGTCAAATAAAaccaacaaacataaaagaaaagaaacaaacattgtGGCCATTGACTCTTCTGAGTACTTTTAActgatcttatttttaaaacatgtgttAAAAATTATTCGTAAAAAATGATTTGCAAGCATTTTTCTAAGCTAATTGTTTTAGTTAATATTTGGGTATAAAAAACTCAGCtactgctacaaaaaaaaaaaataccggttaataaatttaaataaaaaacaatttctctactgctaagaaggaaataaaagtaattaattGGTGTCTGTATGCATTCGAATAATAAATGCAGgcaatatttattttgagattttgaaCATCTAATAGGATCCCTTACatataaaagttgaaatattaTTTCTCCTAGGATTCTGTTTAAGGCAGTAGTTGAAACGGATATTTTAAgctcaacagcaagaaaaaataagctCATTTTGATAAATAACATACGACcatatgagattttaaaatgtactcgTGAtagtcaggcactgtggctcttATAAATGCCAGTGCTTtcagaggtggaggcaggtggatcacctgaggtcaggagtttgagaccagcctgggcaacgtggtgaaatgctgtgtctactaaaaatacaaacattagccggacctgatggcacatgcctgtaatcacaactactctggaggctgaggcacaagaattgcttgtacccagaggcagaggctgcggtgagccgagatcgcaccactgcactccagcctgggcaacacagtgggactctgactcaaacaaaaaaattaaaataaaaataaaagtactagGGGTAAATACCAAGACTAGATGGtgcatgtcattttaaaatacaagaatttCATGTCTTTAATCCTCACTAAGTTTAATGTTTTTATCTAACTGAAATAATTGTCTGTGACAGCAGTCTCCAAACTTGTTTTTAGATGTAGACACTCATTTCAAGAACTTGGGACCCAATATATAAAACAGATCACAGAACAACTGTCCAGATATAACCACATGTTGGGGCCAAGAGCGCTGCTCACCTTGCATCCCCATACCGCCCACCAGTGCTGTCCCCAAGGGACCACCACAGAATTTCTAGCACTCCACCAGGCAAAATTTGAAAGCAATGGCTTTCACGTTGTTTCATATCCTTCTCGTGCCCATCTCATGTCCTTCACCTTGCCTTCCACCTCAGCCGCTGATATGGCAGTCAGTTTTGCCCAAACATAACTGAGTAACACTTCATCTTGGCTGCATCAAAATCCCTTACTTTCTGCCCTAGGGCTTTTCTATTGGAGTAATTAGCCTCCATAGGAATCAGCCTGGCACTCAAAAGGCACTATGTGGAAGTTCAGGGAAGTTCTCTTGACCGGGAAATGGAAGCCTGTGGACAAATACTGCCCTTGCTCCCCTCTCTCCTCAGGTGTACCATTCTGAGGTGCCCACTTCAAGGCATGTCAGAAGGCCCTGCCCACGTTGTGACCATCTCAAGAACATGCCTTGTTTTCCTCTTCCCTGGTTTCCTCTTCAAGTTTCCCACTGCTTGCCAAGCAACCACTTTTCAAAGTGGTTCACCTTCACACAAGGTCGTATCTCACACTCTGCTGAATATTCTTCCTGTTATGTTATAATTGGTGACTATATGTTAGCACAGTAAAATCTGGTTAATAAATAGAGCCCTTAGAGACCTATCAATAAAGGTTTTTTCTTAACTATCAAAAACTCATAAGAAAAATTCTAATAGGCAGCCCCAGTCAGAACTACCAAGAGAGTTCAGAAGCTAagcttttccttccatttttgttCCTGCCTTGGGATTTAGGAAAGGCTTTTTCGGGTAAGTTTGGCTGAATGGAGAGAGAGTGGGCACAAGTCATGTCCAGTGCCCAGTTTACTTCTTCTTGAGCTCAGGGTGATAGAAGCAGAATTGCCTGTGCCATGTAAAGGAAATAAAGCCTCCTGTGCCTTCTGGCGAACTATGTGAGggtataaagaaacaaacaaacaaaaaaaccactcccttttccattaattttatgttatatagtAACATTAAGAGTATCTTGTGGTTAATTGAGCTCAAGAAAATTTCAGTCTTCAAAAGTGAGCCAAAGCATCAAATGCAAGAAACGTCATATACAAGAAGCATCATATACTGAGCTTGCCAAGCAACTCCTTTCTTTATCCAACTTTTCTTGCCTCgggtaacttttttttctttcccatcaaTTTCTCAGATATAAATTTAGAAAGGAAGAACAGCAAGGAAGAAACCTTGCTCTGGCTCAGGACCCCACGTGTCAGTTGTGACTTAACTCCAAAGCACTGTGTGCCTCACTCTCCGTATCTGTAAAAATGTGCGAATCGGACTTAAAAAATCTTAAACTCTTTCCAGTACTAAAATGTCCTATGGCAACTTCAATCACCATTAAGCGCATGTTTTTCCCAGCGATACAATCTCGAGGAAAAGAGTAATCATACACAAAACTGAACAATCATGGTTGCCATTCCGAATACCACAGCCCTTTGGATTCTATATAAGCTCAAACAGGTTCTGTCAAAGGGAGAAAGAGCGAGTGCGCACTGAACTGCCAGGTGTGGTGTTTATGATTAGGACAATAAGTGAAACAGAAAGTTACAGTCAAGCCTTTATTCACATGCTTCAAGAGTACAGGCAAGTGGTTAAATGGGAAAAGGTGCAACCCCACAATGTTTcattcctcccacccccaccccacagaaGCCACTAGGTGAGCATAACATGTTTGAGCAGAAAtacaggaaggagaggggaaagtTATCTTCTTACTGCACAAGGAGCCCCAAGCAAAATGTCCTACTGTTTTGTGCACCCAAGGGCCTGGGTGAGAGATGGGGAAAGACAAGGAATGAAAAACAGTTGAGTCAGAGTATGTGCTGCTTCCTTAAGGGTTACGAATGCGTAATGCCTAAGAGTGTGATTGGCAAAGATGGGGTGTGGGCAAAATTCTTTCtcacactctctttctctctcattctctatATAGGAGATGGTTTTAATATCTGCCTTCAGATATTAGTCATATCCTAGATGTTGTATTCCAAGTCTGATGCAGAGGTTCCACCAAATCTAATCAAGTGAACTTTCGTAAACCAATGGATAAGGCTTTCCCATAAGATGAACTGTGTGATGGGTTTAAACGAGAGAGAGATCATTCTGTTCTGGATATAAGTTTCTGTCCAGCCAAAATGTTGTTAagtacaatttttgtttgtttggtttttgcttgttttaaataatatgttaGCTTATGCACTGTGTATAAGTAGGTGTCTTTGTgtattcaggctgctataacaaagtaccatagtcTGGGTGGCTTACAAACTACAGAAATTTACGCTTACAGTGCTGAAGGCTTGAGAAGTTCATGATGAAAGCACCAGCAGATTCTGCTTTTGCTGAGGGCCCTCTTGCATAGACAGCTATCTTCTCCCCATGTCTTCACAAGGCAAAGAGGCAAGGGAGCTCTCCAgggcctctttcataagggcatTCATTGTATTCATAatggctctgctctcatgacttaatcacctcccaaaggccccacctccaaatactatcacactggggaataggtttcaacatataaatttgagggGAACACATTCAGTTTCAGTAGGTGTCCCAAGTGATTCAAATATTAACCACTCATATTCACTAAAAACCATTAGTGTGATTTAAATTAATGTTTAAGTAAATTAGGCCAACCTGATCTCTTCACTGTCTTCTGATATGCTTTATATTTATCTCTTCtatactgttttctttatttttctttctctctgtttacCCGTAACATATATCTCATTCTTTTCCTATCAAAATGTTTCTTGTTCTTCAAGTATCAGCTTAAATCCATCCTTTCTTACAGTCTCTCCAAAGTACTCCTACAACAAATTTCCCTGCAATATAACCCAAAATACATGCaaccattgttttaaaaaattatgcatttTCTCACGGTCTTATAAAATGTCACTTGATAAAATTTAAAGACTTGAACTACATCTATCTCTCTGTGTTTACGTAAGAAATCCAGCATTCAAAGTTGACCAACACAACTGTATATCTTCAAAATACTGTACAATTCTAAGCTTTTAGCAATTCAGATGTACCTCAAATTAAGtataaaatctaatttaaataattttctcaattcACTTTGTTCATGCACATTTAGTTTTTATCACTTGAGTCATGAAAAGTGATCTGTACCGTAGATACATATTAGCAAATCATAAATtcatatacaaacacatacatgtcTATATATGCATGTATTCCTGAGTTTACAAACTTTAAAAAGGGAATATATGGTTACTCttataataaaaatgcagaaagtaaaatttgaagaagtaaaaaaataaaaagttaatatagTCAATCCCCATTATTCATGATAGTTATGTTCCATAAAGTCATTATGACTACAGAATTTGTAAATACTAAAGCTTTGCTTCTAGGGGATATATAGGGCTAGTTTCATGTGAGCCTACGATTACAAAATTTTCATCAGCTAATGcatacataaccttgttttatgtgtgtttctgtctaAAGACGCTTTATTTGATACATAGCTGATTCACTAACGTTGAACTCATGGTCAACAGCACTATAAATCATGCCTGAACAAAGCTTTTCTAATACAAGTACTTTCCTCACAAGCTACACCACAGTCTTCTTGGCTTAGGGACACTAAGTAGAACTTCCACACTGTGTTTGAgaccattttaaacagtgaagccaccaccatcaccaacaacaaaaaaacacagaaatgtgaaaaatgtggcaTTAAATAGATTGTGAAAAGGACACTTGTTTGTAGTACAAGCTGAAATAAGACAGCAGAGCATTGCCTTGTTTGGCCTTACCTGGGAACTTGCACAGAGAACAACTCAAATTTTTTGCTGCTCTACACATGTCCACATAGGTCCTCAAATGACTGCAAAAGTCAAGTATTATTTTGAGGATAAGTATTAATAGATTCTAGTTAACAGGCCAATTTTCAAATACAGAATCCTCAAATAATGagaatcaaatatatataaattgttcCTCaaggagatatttttaaaacattagtaaagaagaaaatcaggaaGCTATGTTCCATATTAAATATGGTAACAAATTCATGACGTGATGACAAGTTGTATGTTTTATTATAATCAGGTAGaatcatttgaaaacaaaatggatTCCTGTATAACTCACTCATCAGTCACCAGATACCTAACCACATcacatgaattaaaaatatatatagcgcattgattgatttgcatattttgaaccatctttgcatcccaggaataaatcccacttggttacGAGGAGTGATTTTTCTAATGTATtattgaattctgtttgctagtattatgttgaagatttttgcattactattcatcagagatattagcctgtatttttctttctttgatatgtctttggttttggcatcagggcaatactggcctcatagaa
This is a stretch of genomic DNA from Rhinopithecus roxellana isolate Shanxi Qingling chromosome 4, ASM756505v1, whole genome shotgun sequence. It encodes these proteins:
- the OPRM1 gene encoding mu-type opioid receptor isoform X9, with product MDSSAAPTNASNCTDALAHSSCSPAPSPGSWVNLSHLDGNLSDPCGPNRTDLGGRDSLCPPTGSPSMITAITIMALYSIVCVVGLFGNFLVMYVIVRYKFRKEEQQGRNLALAQDPTCQL